A window of Streptomyces sp. NBC_01689 genomic DNA:
CCCTCGCGGAGGTCACTCCCGATGTGCCGGTGCTCCTGGTCGCCCACCAGCCCAAGCAGGTGGCCCAGGCGGTGGCCGCCGGCGTCGACCTGCAGGTCTCGGGGCACACCCACGGCGGGCAGATCTGGCCGTTCCACTACCTGGTACGGGTCGACCAGCCCGTGGTGCAGGGCCTCAGCCGTCACGGCGAGCGGACTCAGCTCTACACCAGCCGTGGTGCGGGCTACTGGGGTCCGCCGTTCCGGATCTTCGCGCCGAGCGAGATCAGCCTGCTCGTGCTGCGCTCCGCCGCCTGAGGCCCGCGACGGCCTACGACGGTCCACGGCGCGCCGTTCGGGCGGGGGCCGTTCGAGGTCCGGAACGGACCGGGTCCTCCGGCCGGCGTGACGGCGCCGGCCGGAGGACCGCTGGGGACCGCTGGGGACCGCTGGAGACCGCCGGGGTCAGTGCCCCTTGCCGTGCCCGGGGCGGTAGGCCTTCCAGCCGCAGTCGTTCACGTCGATGCGGACGACCTGGGGGTCGTGGTCGCTCGCCTGGTCGGCGAACTCCGCGTTGATGTGGACGACGTCGTAGTCGTAGTCGGTGATGGCGGGGCTGGTCAGGATGTGGTCGAGGGTCTGGCTGTTGCCGTCGAAGACGTAGCTGTAACGCTCCCGCACCGGAAGGGTGTTGATGAGGTCGGTGAGCACGTCGCCGTTGTCGGTGAGGGTCTTGACCGCGTCGGAGAACTCGTAGTCGTTGAGGTCGCCGAGGGCCACGATCCGCGCCTTGGGGTCGGCGGCGAGGAGGGAGTCCACGAAGGCGTTCTCCTCCTGGGCCTGGAGCTTCCGCTGGGTCTCCGAGGACCGGGTCGGCTCCTGGAACCGGCCGTGCATCGGGTCGTCGCCACCCTTGGAGTTGAAGTGGTTCGCGATGACGAACACCGTGTCGCCCTGGAACCTGAACTCGCCGACGAGGGGCTTGCGGCTGTTGGCCCACGCGGCGCTCGTGGGGTCGATGCGGCCCGGCGAGGCGGAGAGCCGGGTCTCGTGCTTCCGCTTGTCCTTGACCACGGAGACGGCGGTGGTGGACGGGTCGCCCGCGGAGGCGCGGTCCACGAAGGAGACGCGCTCGGGGTTGAAGAGGAACACCTGGCGGATGTTGCCGCCGGGCTCGCCGCCGTCCTGGCCGTCGACCGGGTTGATGTACCGCCAGGAGTACGCGGGGCCGCCCGCGGCCTTGATGGCGGCGGTGAACCGGGTCAGCGTCTCCTCGGCGGAGACGGTGCCGTCGTCGGTGGCGCCGTTGTCGTCCTGGATCTCCTCCAGCGTGACGATGTCGGGGGAGGAGAGGTTGGTGACGACGCCCTTCGCGAGGCGGGTGAACTTGTCGGCGCCGTCGGTCGGGTCGAGGTTCTCGACGTTGTAGGTGGCGAGGGCGAGTTCCTTGCCCTTCTGCTTGCGCGTCACCTCCTGCTTGAGCCCGTTGTCGACGGCCTTGCCGGTGGTGGCGGCGGAGGGAGCGAGCAGATAGCCGCCGAAGGAGGCGTAGTCGACCGGGCCGGTGGTGGTGCCGGACAGCTCGTCGCCGACGTTGAGGGTCGGGGTGGAACCGTCGGCCGCGACGATCTCGATGCGGCCGGTGTTCTGCTGGTCGTAGGCGCCGTAGAGGGTGCCGCCGCGCCTGGTGGGCCGCTCGTGGGGCTTGGCGGTCACGAACATCTCGCCGTACGAGTTGGTCGCGCCGGTCACCCGGGCGTCCTGGACCGAGGCGCGCATGCCCTCGAGGGACTCGTAGAAGTCCTGGGAGTAGACGCCCGGCTCGAGGGGGAGGTCGTCGATGCTGCCGCCGCCGGCGGTGGGCGTGTACGTGTTCGGGACGGTCGAGTCGTTCAGGACGACCGCGGCCGGGAGCGGGTTGCCGGCCGAGAGGGTGGTGGAGACCGGGCTGCCGAGTTCGGTGACCGACTGGGTGCCGGTGCCCGGGTAGTACTCCGTGACCTTGCCGCTCACCAGGACCGAGTCGCCCACGGCGACGGTGGGCGCGGTGGAGCCGGTGTAGACGAACAGGCCCTCGCTGGTGGCGGGGTCGGTGTCCGGGGTCGGGTCCTGGATCCAGTAGCCCTTGCTGCCCGTCGTGCGGACGGCGGTGACGATGCCGGGGACGCCCACCACGTTCTGGTTCTTGAGGGGCGAGACACGGGTGGTGCCCTGGATGTCGTGGATCCGGAACGCGCCCGGTGCGGTGGGGCCGCCGGGCCCGCCGCCGTCGCCGCCGCCGTTCGCGGTCTCGCCCGCGCTGTTGGTGGGGGTGGGCGTGCCGGCCGTGAAGTCGGCGGAGTTGTCGTCCGTGTCGGCGAGCGAGGCGGTGCGCGACACGGAGGTGGTGTTGCTCGCGGCGGGCGCGGCGGTGCCCTCGCGGACGACGGCGGTGCCGTAGCCGACGAGGTCCACGATGTTCGGGTCGCCGGCGCAGTCGGCGGCCGTCTTGCAGGTCAGTGCCGTGGTCGACCTGACCAGGGCGACCGTGCCGCCGGCGGCGGCCATCGCGATGTTGCCGGTGGCGTCGGCGGTCGGCAGCGCGGTGGTGCCGCCGCTGCCCGCGCCCTCGCCGACGAGGTAGCCGCCACCGGGGGCGAGCGCGCCGGTGAGGGGGGTGACCTGCCAGAGGGAGCCGGCGGAGGGGGAGGCCGGGAGGTACTGGACGCTGTACCCGTCGAGCGGGTACGCGGTCGTCGAGCGGTTGGCGAGTTCGACGAAGTCGTTCTTCAGCGTGGCGCCGGAGTTGCCGCCACCGCCGTAGGCCTCCGAGATCACGACACTCGTCGACGGCGTGGCAAAGGCGGCGGGCAGCGGCGCCATGACGACGGCCGCGGTCGCGGTCGCGGCCACGAACGCGGCGCCGGCTACGCGCACTGCGCTGGGTCTGTGCATCGGCACGGGGTGACTCCTTCAACGTCCGCCGGACGAACGGCGCATGAGGTGCGGTCAGACAGGCTGGAACCCTGCGATCGGCTGAGGTTACGCGCGTAGAAAAGGGCGTATCAAGGGGTGTGTCGTTAAATCTGTGGGTCCAGTGGCTGACTTTCCGTCTCGCGACGGCCGACGGCGGTCCGACTCGGCCTGGCCGGCCCGACCCGGCCCCCCCCGGCTCAACTCGACTCGGCCCAGCTCGGCCTGGCTCAGCTCGACTCGCCCCGACTCGGATTAAGCGCGGACAGGGGCGCGCCGCTCGCCGACCGCCCCTTCTGGAGGACGGCCGACCGCTCGGATCCAAGTGCCCGCCCCGGCGGCGGTGTTGATGTCCAGATCCGGACGCCGCGGCTCGTCCCGGTTCCGGCTCCCGTGCGGCCGGTGTCCGTCCGGCGACGGCGAA
This region includes:
- a CDS encoding lamin tail domain-containing protein — encoded protein: MHRPSAVRVAGAAFVAATATAAVVMAPLPAAFATPSTSVVISEAYGGGGNSGATLKNDFVELANRSTTAYPLDGYSVQYLPASPSAGSLWQVTPLTGALAPGGGYLVGEGAGSGGTTALPTADATGNIAMAAAGGTVALVRSTTALTCKTAADCAGDPNIVDLVGYGTAVVREGTAAPAASNTTSVSRTASLADTDDNSADFTAGTPTPTNSAGETANGGGDGGGPGGPTAPGAFRIHDIQGTTRVSPLKNQNVVGVPGIVTAVRTTGSKGYWIQDPTPDTDPATSEGLFVYTGSTAPTVAVGDSVLVSGKVTEYYPGTGTQSVTELGSPVSTTLSAGNPLPAAVVLNDSTVPNTYTPTAGGGSIDDLPLEPGVYSQDFYESLEGMRASVQDARVTGATNSYGEMFVTAKPHERPTRRGGTLYGAYDQQNTGRIEIVAADGSTPTLNVGDELSGTTTGPVDYASFGGYLLAPSAATTGKAVDNGLKQEVTRKQKGKELALATYNVENLDPTDGADKFTRLAKGVVTNLSSPDIVTLEEIQDDNGATDDGTVSAEETLTRFTAAIKAAGGPAYSWRYINPVDGQDGGEPGGNIRQVFLFNPERVSFVDRASAGDPSTTAVSVVKDKRKHETRLSASPGRIDPTSAAWANSRKPLVGEFRFQGDTVFVIANHFNSKGGDDPMHGRFQEPTRSSETQRKLQAQEENAFVDSLLAADPKARIVALGDLNDYEFSDAVKTLTDNGDVLTDLINTLPVRERYSYVFDGNSQTLDHILTSPAITDYDYDVVHINAEFADQASDHDPQVVRIDVNDCGWKAYRPGHGKGH